From Malacoplasma iowae:
ACAGCAAAAGAAACTTTTAACACTGATTTAGCTGTTAAAGCAATTGCTGCTGGTATGGATTACATCAAAGTTGATGGTAATGATATTTTTGCAAGTTATGAAGCTTTTGTTGCAGCTAGAGAATACGTATTAGCTAACAAAAAACCAATTCTAATTGAATTTGTTACATATAGACAAGGGCCACATACAACAGCTGATAACCCAAGAGTATATAGAACAGAAGAATATGAACAAGAAAACAACAAAAAAGATCCAATTACTAGATTAGAAAAATACATTTTAAATAATGGTGTTGCCACTCAATCTGAATTAGATTCTATTGTTGAAAAAATTGAAAATGAAATTAATGAATCTGTTCCAATTATGGAAAGTAAAAAAGCTGTTACAATCGACGAAATTTTTGACTTTACATATGCTGAAAATTACGACGAATTAAAAGAACAAAAAGAAGAAGCTAAAAGAATTTTTGGAGGTAAATAACCATGGGTAAAATTACAGTAAACAATATTGAAGCTTTAAATAATAGTTTAAAGCTTAACATGGAAAAAAATCCTGACATTTTATTATGAGGAGAAGACTCTGGTTTTGAAGGTGGTGTTTTTAGAGCTACTGAAGGTCTTCAAAAATTATTTGGTGAAGAAAGAGTGTTTGATACTCCTATTGCTGAGGCTGCAATTGCAGGTATTGGTGTAGGTGCAGCAATGGCTGGATTAAAACCTATCATTGAAATTCAATTTGAAGGTTTTTCATTCTTATCAATACAACAAATTTTCTGTCACGCTGCAAGAATGAGAAATAGATCAAGAGGTAGATGAACTGTTCCAATGGTTGTGAGAATGCCGTTTGGTGGTGGTGTTAAAGCTCTTGAACATCACTCAGAAGCTTTAGAAGCTATCTATGCACACATTCCTGGAATAAAAGTTGTTATTCCTTCAACACCGTATGACACAAAAGGTTTAATGACTGCTGCTATTAACGATCCAGACA
This genomic window contains:
- a CDS encoding alpha-ketoacid dehydrogenase subunit beta; the encoded protein is MGKITVNNIEALNNSLKLNMEKNPDILLWGEDSGFEGGVFRATEGLQKLFGEERVFDTPIAEAAIAGIGVGAAMAGLKPIIEIQFEGFSFLSIQQIFCHAARMRNRSRGRWTVPMVVRMPFGGGVKALEHHSEALEAIYAHIPGIKVVIPSTPYDTKGLMTAAINDPDTVIFFEPKRIYRSFKQEIPEELYEVQIGKANVMFEGNDLTIVTYGPQVHDCLEAISKIKQTHPNVSIELIDLRTIKPMDVKTIIKSVKKTGKILVVNEAVKSHSVSAEIIALVNELAFYNLKAAPARVTGWDVTVPWAQGEKYFIVTPDQIIEKALELINTKE